The proteins below come from a single Alnus glutinosa chromosome 9, dhAlnGlut1.1, whole genome shotgun sequence genomic window:
- the LOC133877587 gene encoding receptor protein kinase TMK1-like, giving the protein MNGLALAVMWVLRGTLGFALFLISFSKKRVVMEGGQRSLCLFVALCLFTVAFGATDPNDLKILNDFREGLDNPELLKWPANGDDDPCGPPSWPKVFCSGDRVSQIQVEGVGLKGPLPRNFNQLSRLSNVGLQRNKFNGALPTFSGLSELEFAYLDFNEFDSIPSDFFDGLSSIRVLALDYNPFNASTGWSLPDELAKSVQLTNLSLVNCNLAGPLPEFLGTFSSLSALKLSYNRLSGEIPASFGQSLMQILWLNDQDGGGMAGSIDVVASMTSLTQLWLHGNKFIGPIPEGIGNLTSLKDLNLNGNQFVGPIPESLASMELEILNLNNNRLMGPIPKFKAGNVSYAYNSFCQPAPGLQCAPEVTALLDFVGALNYPLSLASEWSGNEPCKGPWLGLSCNSDSQVSIINLPRRMLNGTLSPSIAKLDSLIEIRLAGNNLNGTIPDNFTDLKSLRLLDLSGNNLEPPLPKFRQSVKVLTEGNPLLVANQTRVPLVPDKNPPPMIPQPPSNNPPSSSRQQPSSYRPPPPVNPSSVPVQSQPKSSKRMKMVTIMGGTSVIAVVVLSLFLYICCCKKRKRAADAPSSIVVHPRDPSDPENMVKIAVLNNTTGSVSTQTGTSSTSNTSGGTENSHVIEAGNVIISVQVLRKATKDFAPENELGHGGFGTVYKGELESGTKIAVKRMECGTIGNKGLDEFQAEIAVLSKVRHRHLVSLLGYATEGYERLLVYEYMPQGALSRHLFHWKSLTLEPLSWTRRLSIALDVARGMEYLHNLARQTFIHRDLKSSNILLDDDFRAKVADFGLVKLAPDGEKSVATKLAGTFGYLAPEYAVMGKITTKVDVFSFGVVLMELLTGLMALDEGRSEESRYLAEWFWRIKSNKQKLMAALDPALDANEETFESISLIAELAGHCTAREPNHRPDMGHAVNVLSLLVEKWKPINNESDCFSGIDYSLPLPQMLKVWQETECNVSHTSLDDSKGSIPARPTGFAQSFTSADGR; this is encoded by the exons ATGAATGGGTTAGCTTTAGCAGTCATGTGGGTTTTAAGAGGTACATTGGGATTTGCTCTGTTCTTGATTTCATTCTCTAAAAAGAGAGTAGTCATGGAAGGTGGCCAGAGGAGCCTGTGCCTTTTTGTTGCTTTGTGCCTGTTCACTGTGGCTTTTGGTGCCACAGACCCTAATGACCTCAAAATTCTGAATGATTTCAGAGAAGGGTTGGATAATCCAGAGCTTCTCAAATGGCCTGCCAATGGGGACGATGACCCTTGTGGCCCGCCTTCTTGGCCTAAAGTGTTCTGTTCTGGGGATAGAGTGTCACAAATTCAGGTTGAGGGTGTTGGTCTCAAGGGTCCTCTGCCTCGTAACTTTAACCAGCTGTCGAGGCTCTCCAATGTCGGCCTTCAAAGAAACAAGTTCAATGGGGCATTGCCGACATTTAGCGGGTTATCAGAGTTGGAATTTGCATACTTGGATTTCAATGAATTCGATTCCATCCCATCTGATTTCTTTGATGGACTTAGCAGTATTCGCGTCTTGGCTTTGGATTACAACCCGTTTAATGCGAGTACTGGATGGTCTCTTCCTGATGAGTTAGCAAAATCAGTTCAATTGACAAATCTTTCTTTGGTGAATTGTAATTTGGCTGGACCATTGCCAGAATTTCTAGGCACGTTTTCATCTCTCTCAGCATTGAAGCTTTCCTATAACCGATTATCCGGTGAGATTCCAGCGAGTTTTGGACAGTCTTTGATGCAGATTTTATGGCTTAATGATCAAGATGGTGGCGGGATGGCAGGTTCAATTGACGTAGTTGCGTCAATGACTTCGCTGACACAGCTTTGGCTACATGGAAACAAGTTCATAGGGCCTATTCCAGAAGGCATAGGAAATCTGACATCTTTGAAAGATCTCAACCTCAACGGAAACCAATTTGTTGGTCCGATTCCTGAGAGTTTAGCAAGTATGGAGCTTGAGATCTTGAACTTGAACAATAACCGGCTAATGGGTCCAATACCAAAGTTTAAAGCCGGTAACGTTTCTTATGCTTACAATTCCTTCTGTCAACCTGCTCCCGGGCTTCAATGTGCCCCAGAAGTTACTGCACTTTTGGATTTTGTTGGTGCTCTGAATTATCCCTTGAGCCTTGCTTCTGAATGGTCTGGTAATGAACCGTGTAAAGGGCCATGGCTGGGGTTGAGCTGCAATTCGGATTCCCAGGTTTCTATTATAAATTTGCCAAGACGTATGCTTAATGGTACTCTGAGTCCTTCAATTGCAAAGTTAGATTCCCTGATTGAAATTAGGCTTGCAGGAAACAATTTAAATGGTACAATCCCTGATAATTTTACAGACTTGAAATCCTTGAGATTGTTGGATTTGAGTGGAAACAATCTTGAACCACCACTACCGAAATTTCGTCAAAGTGTGAAGGTTTTAACTGAGGGAAATCCTCTGCTTGTTGCTAATCAGACTAGGGTGCCTCTAGTACCTGATAAAAACCCACCACCTATGATTCCACAACCTCCCTCAAACAACCCACCATCAAGTTCGAGACAACAACCTTCATCCTATAGACCACCTCCCCCAGTTAATCCTTCTAGTGTCCCAGTGCAATCCCAACCCAAAAGCTCCAAAAGAATGAAAATGGTAACGATTATGGGTGGAACTTCTGTTATTGCAGTTGTGGTTCTCAgcctttttctatatatatgctGCTGTAAAAAGCGGAAACGCGCTGCTGATGCTCCTAGTTCCATTGTTGTTCATCCTAGAGATCCATCTGATCCAGAAAATATGGTTAAGATTGCGGTTTTGAATAACACAACAGGTAGCGTATCAACTCAAACTGGGACTAGTTCTACGAGTAACACCAGTGGTGGAACTGAAAATTCTCACGTGATTGAGGCTGGGAACGTGATCATATCTGTTCAAGTTCTCCGCAAGGCGACTAAGGATTTTGCACCGGAAAATGAACTTGGCCATGGTGGATTTGGAACTGTTTATAAGGGTGAATTAGAATCTGGGACAAAAATAGCAGTTAAGAGAATGGAGTGTGGGACAATTGGCAACAAAGGATTAGATGAATTTCAGGCTGAAATTGCTGTTCTTTCTAAGGTCAGGCACCGCCATTTGGTATCCCTGTTGGGGTACGCTACTGAAGGCTATGAAAGGCTTCTGGTGTATGAGTATATGCCTCAGGGTGCTTTAAGCAGGCATCTTTTCCATTGGAAGAGCCTGACACTGGAACCATTATCTTGGACTAGGAGGCTCTCAATTGCCTTGGATGTTGCTAGAGGGATGGAATATCTTCATAATCTGGCACGCCAAACCTTTATACACAGAGATCTCAAGTCTTCTAATATTCTTCTGGATGATGACTTTCGGGCAAAAGTGGCCGACTTTGGGTTGGTTAAACTTGCTCCGGATGGAGAGAAATCTGTTGCTACAAAGCTTGCTGGGACATTTGGATACCTTGCACCTGAATATGCtg TGATGGGGAAAATCACCACTAAGGTTGATGTGTTCAGCTTTGGAGTGGTGTTGATGGAACTTTTGACCGGATTAATGGCGCTTGATGAGGGACGCTCAGAGGAAAGCCGGTACTTGGCGGAGTGGTTTTGGCGAATCAAGTCAAACAAACAGAAGCTTATGGCTGCCCTTGATCCAGCTCTTGATGCAAATGAAGAGACCTTTGAGAGCATCTCCCTCATTGCTGAACTTGCTGGACATTGTACTGCAAGGGAGCCAAACCATCGACCTGATATGGGCCATGCAGTGAATGTGCTTTCTCTACTGGTTGAGAAATGGAAACCAATTAACAACGAATCAGATTGTTTCTCTGGAATTGATTACAGTCTACCCCTTCCACAGATGTTGAAGGTTTGGCAGGAAACAGAATGTAATGTCAGTCATACTAGCCTTGATGACAGCAAGGGAAGTATTCCAGCAAGGCCTACTGGATTTGCACAGTCCTTCACTTCTGCTGATGGTCGATAA
- the LOC133877791 gene encoding pentatricopeptide repeat-containing protein At1g05750, chloroplastic, whose protein sequence is MNIPACTAAPSPTQLSQPPKGPKPPPLPNPTQPFFPNSKRSVSLRQSNKHVDPVVLWTSSIARSCRNGRIAEGVAKFARMRLADVEPNHITFVALLSGCADFPLESVIFGASVHGYVRKLGLDKNDVMVGTALVNMYAKCGRVHLARMVFDGMGEKNSVSWNTMVDGYMRNGEVEVAIELFDQMPKRDAISWTALMGGFVKKGHVEQALVWFREMQLSGVEPDYVSIIAVLSACANLGTLALGLWINRFVMKQDYGDNIRISNSLIDMYSRCGCIQFARQVFENMQRRSLVSWNSIIVGFAVNGHAEEALEFFNLMQKEGFKPDGVSFTGALTACSHAGLVDEGLQFFDDMKSVHRLAPRIEHFGCIVDLYGRAGRLDDAFNVIESMPMKPNEVVLGSLLAACKTCGNVSFAERLMNYLSELDPDGDSNYVLLANIYAAVGRWDGAGKIRRTMKARGIQKKPGFSSIEVDCSIHEFVAGDKSHAEKDRVYTMLELLFLDLKQSGYVPETVEKETYEDD, encoded by the coding sequence ATGAACATTCCTGCGTGCACAGCCGCTCCAAGTCCGACCCAACTCTCTCAACCTCCCAAAGGACCCAAACCGCCACCACTCCCAAACCCAACCCAACCTTTCTTCCCTAACTCAAAGCGTTCTGTCTCCCTCAGACAGAGCAACAAACACGTAGACCCTGTTGTCTTGTGGACCTCTTCCATAGCGCGGTCCTGCCGGAATGGCCGAATAGCCGAGGGCGTGGCAAAGTTTGCACGCATGAGACTTGCCGACGTCGAACCCAACCATATCACATTCGTTGCGCTTCTTTCGGGTTGTGCTGATTTTCCACTCGAGAGTGTGATTTTTGGGGCTTCGGTTCATGGGTATGTTCGTAAATTGGGCTTGGATAAGAACGATGTGATGGTTGGTACAGCACTCGTTAATATGTACGCAAAATGCGGCCGTGTGCATCTTGCGAGAATGGTTTTCGATGGGATGGGTGAGAAGAATTCGGTGTCCTGGAATACGATGGTTGATGGGTATATGAGGAATGGGGAAGTTGAGGTTGCCATCGAGCTGTTTGATCAAATGCCTAAGAGGGATGCGATTTCCTGGACCGCTTTGATGGGTGGGTTTGTCAAGAAAGGTCACGTTGAGCAAGCGTTGGTATGGTTCCGAGAAATGCAGCTCTCCGGTGTGGAACCAGATTATGTCTCCATTATTGCAGTCCTTTCGGCGTGTGCCAATTTAGGAACACTTGCTTTGGGGTTGTGGATAAATCGATTTGTTATGAAGCAAGACTATGGAGATAATATTAGAATAAGTAACTCGTTGATAGACATGTATTCCCGATGTGGGTGTATCCAATTTGCTCGTCAAGTCTTCGAGAATATGCAGAGGCGATCGTTGGTATCGTGGAATTCAATCATTGTGGGCTTTGCTGTTAATGGCCATGCAGAAGAAGCTCTGGAGTTTTTCAATTTGATGCAGAAGGAAGGGTTCAAGCCAGATGGAGTCAGCTTCACGGGAGCTCTCACAGCATGTAGCCATGCTGGATTAGTTGATGAGGGGCTCCAATTCTTTGATGACATGAAGAGTGTTCATAGACTTGCCCCTAGAATTGAGCACTTTGGTTGCATAGTGGATCTTTATGGCCGTGCAGGGAGGTTGGACGACGCGTTTAATGTGATAGAAAGCATGCCGATGAAGCCGAATGAAGTTGTCTTGGGGTCGTTGCTGGCTGCCTGTAAGACTTGTGGAAATGTCAGTTTTGCTGAAAGATTAATGAATTATCTTTCTGAATTGGACCCTGATGGCGATTCCAATTATGTTCTCCTTGCTAATATATATGCAGCCGTTGGTAGGTGGGATGGTGCAGGCAAGATTAGAAGGACAATGAAAGCCCGTGGCATACAAAAGAAACCGGGATTTAGTTCAATTGAGGTTGATTGTAGCATTCACGAATTTGTGGCTGGTGACAAGTCCCATGCTGAAAAAGATCGTGTTTATACAATGTTAGAGCTTCTATTCCTTGACCTGAAACAAAGTGGTTATGTTCCTGAAACTGTAGAAAAAGAAACTTACGAAGATGATTGA
- the LOC133877956 gene encoding putative pentatricopeptide repeat-containing protein At3g11460, mitochondrial — MATTRDIIPLYASLLDACSSTKNLQKLKRVHARTIRLGISPYDFIRTKLISSYASCAQLHKANVLFSFATRRPTFLFNVLIRAYVSLNLFSDSLSIFRQMLVAGKPIDRHTLPVVLKSCAGLSALRLGRQLHGAVLINGFALDLANSNALVSMYAKCGDLVNARKVFDGMLVRNEISWTAMMAGYGMHGDFGEVFQLFDRMVGAGETPDPATFTVVLTACSHGGLMDKGKQYFEMMEGTFGVRPGLEHYTSMVDMLGRAGQVEEAEKLILGMEVEPDEALFGALLGACKIHGKVDVAERVAEKVFGKRPSLASTENDFEKRLGVASV; from the coding sequence ATGGCCACCACCCGTGACATCATACCCTTGTACGCCTCTCTCCTTGACGCCTGCTCCTCCACCAAGAACCTCCAAAAACTCAAACGGGTTCACGCCCGAACCATAAGACTCGGCATTTCCCCCTATGACTTCATCCGAACCAAGCTCATCTCATCCTATGCCTCGTGTGCCCAACTGcacaaagccaacgtgctcttCTCCTTCGCCACTCGTCGACCAACCTTCCTCTTCAATGTCCTTATCAGAGCCTATGTGTCTCTCAATTTGTTCTCTGACTCCCTTTCCATCTTCCGCCAAATGCTCGTTGCCGGCAAACCCATTGACCGCCACACCTTGCCCGTTGTTCTAAAATCTTGTGCCGGGTTATCGGCTCTACGATTGGGTCGGCAACTTCATGGAGCGGTTTTGATTAATGGGTTTGCCTTAGATTTGGCGAATTCAAATGCTTTGGTGTCAATGTATGCGAAGTGTGGCGATTTGGTTAATGCACGTAAAGTGTTTGATGGAATGCTGGTTAGGAATGAGATTTCGTGGACAGCAATGATGGCGGGGTATGGAATGCATGGAGATTTTGGTGAGGTGTTTCAGTTGTTTGATAGAATGGTGGGGGCGGGAGAGACGCCAGATCCTGCCACTTTTACTGTGGTTCTGACAGCATGTAGTCATGGGGGGTTGATGGACAAGGGTAAGCAATATTTTGAGATGATGGAAGGGACGTTTGGCGTGAGACCAGGGCTGGAGCATTATACTTCTATGGTGGATATGTTGGGAAGGGCGGGGCAGGTGGAGGAAGCAGAGAAGTTGATTTTGGGAATGGAGGTGGAGCCTGACGAAGCTTTGTTTGGGGCCTTGCTGGGGGCTTGTAAGATTCATGGGAAGGTGGATGTAGCTGAGAGGGTGGCAGAGAAGGTTTTTGGCAAGAGACCGAGTCTAGCATCTACAGAAAATGATTTTGAGAAGAGACTGGGTGTAGCATCTGTGTGA
- the LOC133876695 gene encoding protein CLAVATA 3 — MFSKSVFLCVACVVVLCLVFMEEPSDCGAGYGCFYSKAAASLKTENRKLLAGLKEKKEAVKGGQQGSATSRNGRSFVGWELRKVPSGPDPLHHNGGSPKKPRTP; from the exons ATGTTCTCCAAGTCGGTTTTTTTGTGTGTGGCTTGCGTTGTGGTTTTGTGTCTGGTGTTCATGGAGGAACCTTCGG ATTGCGGTGCTGGGTATGGGTGCTTTTACTCAAAGGCCGCAGCTTCCTTGAAGACTGAGAACAGAAAG CTGCTGGCTGGtttgaaggagaagaaagaggCTGTGAAGGGTGGCCAGCAAGGATCAGCAACCAGTAGAAATGGTCGGAGCTTTGTCGGTTGGGAGTTAAGGAAAGTTCCTTCCGGCCCGGACCCCTTGCACCACAACGGTGGTAGCCCCAAAAAGCCTAGAACTCCTTAA